The proteins below come from a single Zea mays cultivar B73 chromosome 8, Zm-B73-REFERENCE-NAM-5.0, whole genome shotgun sequence genomic window:
- the LOC100281023 gene encoding Grx_I1 - glutaredoxin subgroup III: MYQAIPYSAGRPWPRPAPAMGVEAAAAVAEEERLLAAAQQQQPSAGAEAAARGEEVRRAVAECPVLVVGKRGCCLSHVVKRLLQGLGVNPAVHEVADGAEAKLIAGVVDGGGDVALPAVFVGGRLLGGLDRLMAVHISGDLVPILKDAGALWL; this comes from the coding sequence ATGTACCAGGCCATCCCGTACAGCGCCGGCCGGCCGTGGCCGCGGCCCGCGCCGGCGATGGGCGTCGAGgccgcggcggcggtggcggaggAGGAGAGGCTGCTCGCGGCtgcacagcagcagcagccgtcggcgggggcggaggcggcggcgaggGGGGAGGAGGTGCGACGGGCGGTGGCGGAGTGCCCCGTGCTCGTGGTGGGGAAGCGCGGGTGCTGCCTCAGCCACGTGGTGAAGCGGCTGCTGCAGGGTCTCGGGGTCAACCCCGCCGTGCACGAGGTCGCCGACGGCGCCGAGGCGAAGCTTATTGCCGGGGTcgtcgacggcggcggcgacgTTGCCCTCCCGGCCGTGTTCGTCGGGGGCAGGCTCCTCGGCGGCCTCGACCGGCTCATGGCCGTGCACATCTCCGGCGACCTCGTGCCCATACTCAAGGACGCCGGCGCGCTGTGGCTCTGA